The Salarias fasciatus chromosome 12, fSalaFa1.1, whole genome shotgun sequence DNA segment AACACTAATTTCAGAAAGTTTGCAGATATTATTACTTGCCTAATGAATTGTTCAAAATGTCACATTGCACTAAGTTACATATGGTTTGCTACTTTAACTTGTGCTGATCAAACTTTTTATGGAGTCAGGGTTTGAAGCAGACATGGGTTATTTACTGTGTGGGCCACACATAGTAGATAAACACCATGTAAACAACCAGAGGAAGGTTTAGTATCGGCCCCACAGCTTACTTCACCTCACGTGGGATAATCTGGTCATGCATAGCGTGCACTAACCCCCAAGACAACAGCTTGTTGTTTAAAATCAGATGCATGCCAACGGTAACTTTGACTGGCCACATTTTTGCTGCTAAACGAAGCATATGATTCAAATCAGCGGGGGTTAGTTCAATAGATGTGAAGAAGGCAACTCAAGGACACAACTGAGATGAGAGAATCTGCTTTAAGAAAGCTTGTTGATATTTATCCTTTTGTGATCATCTAGGCTATTTCTCATCACAAATCTCCTTGAAATAAATATATCAGCTGACATACAACACATTTAATGACATGTAAAATTGCAGAAATGTTACTCTGTGACTCAAGAGGTTAAAGAAGTAGATGTAGTGATGGGAGGCTagcaggtttgaatcccttAACTGACCTGTCACTGTTACAAAAGAGTTCAAAAGCTATGTgagcagttttttgttttttggcttcATACTAATTTCTAGTAAGAAAACTTTttgtagtctctctctctctttgactCGAGCGCATTGTTGTTGCTAAAACTCTTTCTGCCACTCATGACAAGCGGTTCACTGAAGGTATTGTTCCCCAGATCACATGCTACGACCAAAGATTACAAAGCTTAAAGATCAACCAGCCTAAACTGTGCAGAGAGTTCACTGTGAGCCAGCTCCAAATGGTTTTCATAAACTGATCTTTAATGAAAAATCCCAGGTACAAAACATGTACAAACCAATATTTATcgaacaaaaacattttaagttgAGATTACTTCTGACTACCTAGTACATCTGTGAAGGCACCATGTTTTACAATTTTATTTATGATGATTCTACATTACATGTAAACTGTAAACCATCcccattcatctttttttttcatatataaatATGTGTGTTGGATAAGGTTTATTTGCTCTGCTTGTGAGTGCACGTTTCATATTGAAGTTGAGAGCAGGTTCGCTCCTGCTCCATCCACACTGACGGCCTTCCCGTTGCTGGATGACTTGAACTCGGTCTGGATTTCGAGGAAGGTTTTGTTCTTGGTTTCAGGGATCACACAGAAAATGTATGTTGCCACCATGAAACAGATgaccaggaagaacatgaagcaGTACTGCTGCAGCCCAATCTgcgagggaaaaaaacacaagtgagTGCCATTCCTTCAAATATCAcgttttactttttaaccaaGAGTGTGAAGCACCCACCACCATAAAAGGGAAGACGAGGCCCACGAAGAAGAAGCTCAACCAGTTGACCGACCCCGCGATCATGTACGCTGCGGGACGAGCGTTCTGCGTAAACAGCTCAGTTGTCAGGATGTTCGTCACGCCACCTTCACAGAGGAACACACAACCAAAGGGAAGCAGTGATCACAataactgcagctgcagaggacagaatGCAATGAAGGGAAAAAGGTCCTGATTTGGTGACTTGCCTGGTCCCAAGCCAAAACTGAGGATAAAAGCAAAAACGCAGGCCATGCTCAAGTATGGAACAACGGGGCTGGCGTCctgagacaaagaaaaacacacgtGTTAACTCAAACAAAGaagtaaatgcaaaaaaatgacacatttatcGGTTACTTGAAGTAATAACCTGGAAAGTGAGCGTCAGTGTGAATAAAATGCAGCAGATACTCATCAGAGTGTATCCTCCGGTGATGAGGATTTTTCTTCCCAGACATTCGATGAGCATACCCTGTGAGACGCACAACATGTCACAAGACCAGGAACACCGCAAGCCGAGCATGTTATTTATAGCTCCTCTCGGACTTTCCATAGTGTACCGTCGGCTCCGTTCCACTAAATTCAGTGAAATGCTTTACTGGCTTATTCTCACCCCGCAACAAAAACATAGCTGTGAGCGATCAGGCTTCTCACTCTCACAACCAGCTTTCAATTGCTTTTTGTTGGAGACTAACAACTTAATTTCAAGGCAATATGGTTTACTTTATTGAgctcataaaacaaaaaaaaaacaacagcaacaacaaggGAAACTGCTTTAGACCAACAAATACATACAATATGACCAGTATTGTGAAAATTACTGAAAATTAGCACTTGATTACTGTTAAAAGTAGTGGCATTTTTAAATAGTGActgcaacttaaaaaaaaactcattgtCATACATTATTCTTTATTGTCTCTCTTGACTAGAATATCTTAATCCTTCGTCGGGCACTTATTGAAACCCTTTAAccctttttctttccacagctGGTTCAGACAGATGACTACCATCTTTGTTCATTTTTCAGCTTGATGTTTCTTCCCATGAAAGACGGAGCTTTTCCTCCTTATCATCACCTCTGCTCGGCCTTAAAGGActtgtttgtttcattgatGTATTGTATTTTCTCCTGCTTGTGGTCGGTCCCATGTGGTCACGTGGCGTCATCAGTTCTCCGTCTGCTGAATCTCTGGTTTGAGAAAGCAGCACGGAGCCTCTCTACTCACCAgccaattaaaaacaaaagaggtTTTGAAAAAAACGTGCAGTAGATTTTTGTATTTGCATTTGATGACATTTTATACTTTCATTCATCACGTTTCAGAAAGAATGATTCGTTTTTCTACTGTGCTTCATTTGTTAGTTTAGAGAGGGGTGCTTGTGGAAACAGCTCATCATTAGTCGATTCcacatttattcactcagaGGAATCAAATAAGGACTTTAATATTAATTTACCTATAATATAAGATTTATCTACCTTGTAATATCTATATTGCCTGTGCTTACAATGGTTTTAATGATGCATTCCATTAGGATATTGGTACTCTTATTTTGGTAAGGAATCTAAATACATCTCCAACTACTGTTAAGACccagaaaggaaaaaacagTCATTATAACGAGCAAATTAATACTTACACATGTTAAAGCAGTGAGGCATTCACAGGCTCCGGTGCCAACTGTGACATATGGTATCTTTTCACTGGGAATACCGGATCGTTTGAACACATAATCTGCATAGAAGTAAATCTAAGGACatgaaaaaacagacacatcatttgagaaacagctgaaaacacttgaaaatatATCATTTTAATTGAACTTTTATGAGTCCTGATTGTCTGCCTGAGCCACACAGTGGTGTGATTAGTACAAGAAGGCGAATGGTTATTTTGTGTCTACGTACAGCGTTGATGCCATTGAGCTGCTGCGCGGCGCCGAGCAGAATGATGCTGAGAAGCTGCCAGCGAACACTTCGATCAGCAAAGAGATCCCAGGGTTTCATTGCCTCGAAACCCAGCAAATTATTCTTCTCCTTCTCAATATCATCCCATTCACCATCGCAGTCAGCCACGCCGTGCAGCTGCTTCAGAGCTGCAGGCGGGAAAAGACATTTCACATCATTAATGTCTTTAGCTTATTAACTTACTGTGTCAGGCTCTTTAGATTTTCAAGAATCATATTGGAAGATTCTTATCAAATCAAGCTAAAGTTGTGTTCCACAtcaccaaaacatgttctgccTCTGCTGACTTATAAGAAACGACATGCTCAAACATTCAAAATTTCCATGCACAAAATTAATACTTGAACGCAAAACGTAAAACCATCATTCCATTGGAATTTTACCTTTTTTACACCTCTCATTATCTCCCTTGTCTATGAGCAGGTAGCGGGGGCTCTCTGGGAACCAGGGCAGGATCGCCAGCTGCAGGATGGCTGGGATGCATGTGGTGGAGAGCAGGATGGGCCAGTACTCCTCTCCTCCCAGGAGCTCTCTGAATCATCAATTCGTCACATGCAGACATGTCAGACCAGCATCATTTTTCAACGATATAGAACGACTCGAGCGAGGAGGCTGAAGTGGAGGTGGCAGAGCTTCATTTAGAATAAAGAGTGACTACATTAGGACGGATCATGTTGGACGGTTTTTGACAGGAAAAGTGATTCACGGTTGAGATTGTTTGGCCATGTTAGTGCACCCATGTCtgtaaaaatacagtgaattgAGCGAGTCATTCAAAATAAGAAGGCAAAATAGTTCTTGAATGCATTGAGGAAGGATGATCCAGGAAGAGTTTTTATAACTGAAGAAGATGACCCACTGTGGAAAGGACTGATCGGAAACTGCTGAAAGAAGAACGTAATAGCTCAAGTGTGCAGATGGATCTCATGGACTCAACAGGATTCTGATGAGGAGGACTTGCCTGAGGCCGATCACCTGTCCGGTCAGGATCCCGCCAGTGATGAAGATGGAGGTGAACATCCCCATGGCTCCACGTAACGCTGTTGGAGCGATTTCCCCCAAATAAAGAGGCTGAACACAAATGCCAATGCCTACAACATTGACAAGAAGATCAAAAGCAAGGCAAGGGCcaagcaaaacacaaagaaacatctAATAATGAATGTGTCTCAAGACGGAAGTGTTTAAAATGCATTACTGCATTTTGTACCTGCATTTATTCCACACACCAGGCGTCCAATGATCAGTAACTCAAAAACTCCCACAGAGTAGCTTATACCCATGAGCAATGCGGCCAGTAATGCAAATATATTGTTGGTCAACAGGGTCCCTTTCCTAAAACAACCAGCGTACAAATAAGGGTCTTTGAAACAGAAAGTAACATGTGCAATATgttttttcaatatattgttCTGTTCATACCTTCCCAGCTTCACAGACAGGGTGCCGCCTATGGATGCTCCTATCAGTCCTCCGATAGTGAAAATAGACACTATAGTGGACCAGCAGAGGGTGAGAACGTGCTCCGATATGTCAGCTTGATAACGCTCCCTCCACGTCTGGTTGATGAATGTTTGCACATACtggagagaagggagggagacAATGAGAACCAGAATTGttagaaaatgaataaataaatgtataaaatgcaaaaatgtagTTGTGAATCCTTGAATCCTTTCGGGTTTTCTTTAAAGTAATCTATGCAGCTGCACTCATACTCAAGTACAAATTACACCTTGTATTCTATTCCGCGATGTCACCAATGACATCCTGCTACTGAGTTCAAACTCAGACTACCAcagatttgcattttttgtaGCCACTAagttcttttttcccccataaaGTCTGTGCCTCTTTAAATGAAATATGCTCCAAATGCATACACTTTAACACAATGAATGCCTGGTAGTGACAGTGAAACGTAATACAGTTGAAAATCATCTAACAGAATGCTTCAAGTATTATTTGACTGCATTTTTACTttcacagtttgttttaatgcaaCATGACATTTTGAATATATTGAGATACAATGTCAGAGGTGGAAAAGAAAGTAGCATTTCCACTCCAGGTGGATTTGATCAGATGCCTGTGCTTTATGGCATCTGCATTTTGACAACTTTTAATCTTAATTTCTACACTTGCACACAAACCTCATACCTTTAAACTGGCCTGTAACTTATTTCAAAATGTAGTTTTAAGGTTCAGAGTTGCAGTGAAAGGATCAAATCAGCTGAAGGCAACATTTTGCTGAATGAATGTTTACACAGATGAATGGTTTAATACCaaaacttcctgtttccagtcaTAAAGAAAAAGTATCTGTCGTGAACTGAGGAATGTTGTTATATTTTTGTAACTCTGCCAGATGTGGTGGATGTTAGGAAGGCTTTCATCAGGTCCCACTGAGAATCATGTGGGGGTCTCAGGGCTGCCAAGAAGCACAAGACTTCCTCACATCTAACACGAGACTCTCCCTTTTGTGCATGCtctaaaaattaaaacaacaataCAGGTTCTCTCAATGACTCATCTTTTTTcaccacagagagaaacagcacaTACCAgattgttgattaaaaaaaaaaaaaaaaactggatttttacCTCTGTGGGTGCATTGATGACAGAGACATTATATCCATACTGAAAGGTTCCTCCAATACAAGCAGCGCAGGCAGCCAGCAGAAGCGATTTGTTGGGAAACTTCAAATGAGAGAACATACATTCAAAGCAATCACATTAAAACAGCATGGGTTAAGACAATCTGCATCCACCGAGAAAACATCCTGGTATTCATTCGAAACCCACCCGAATACTCCCAGCCTACCTTTAACCGCGGAGTGTCTCTGATTTCTTTGATGAGCAGAGGCTCATATTCATTCAAGAATTCGTTTGGCATTTTGTCGCTGATGGCTCGCTCCAAGTCTTAAAAGCTTGTGCTCAGAGCAGCTGTCCTCCAAGCAACAGCTTAGTCTCAGCAGAAGAGCTCAACTGATGAGCTACTTCGAGGAAAGTACAAGTGGTCTCTTGTCTTCAAATGTCCGTGAGGTGGAGAGAATACGCAACTTATCCCATGTTCATCcagattttacacattttatccGCACCAAAAACTGGATGTGAGGCATCCAAGTTAGAGAAAACGTCGAAACAAAACAGGGTATCCTTTGTGACTAAAAGGTAAAAGTCGACACTGTAAGGAACCATCAGTTATTTTCACAGAAGTGAGCAAAGGAGGACCCTGTCTAGGGATAAATGAAGTACAGATAGAAGGTTCCTGTCCTCTCAATATTGAATTAGTGACTCGAACACTCTCAGAAAAAAGCACATGCTTCACTAGAAGTCAAGCATATTGTATTTACCTTGGAAAAATGTGTGAGTATCATAAGgccaaagtttttctttcacattttctgaaaactcACATCAACTTTTCAGAAAGCTGGAAGAAACAAATTACAATTATACAATTATAATCAGTAATCTTTTAGGGCTGATTTAATACTCAGACTTAAGATCATATACTGTGTCATGTATATCTTAAAATGTCTCTAAATATGTTTCCGTTTCTAGACTGTAGGCTACTGCACTTCATTCAATCTGCTTTATAGGTGTAGCACCTTTTTAGGTGAGCTTTGAAAAGACCTCTAACAATAGtactaatattatattattaatgATACTTGTtactttttattaatttcaacaGTGCTTTGCCATAATT contains these protein-coding regions:
- the slc2a11b gene encoding solute carrier family 2, facilitated glucose transporter member 11b, which produces MPNEFLNEYEPLLIKEIRDTPRLKFPNKSLLLAACAACIGGTFQYGYNVSVINAPTEYVQTFINQTWRERYQADISEHVLTLCWSTIVSIFTIGGLIGASIGGTLSVKLGRKGTLLTNNIFALLAALLMGISYSVGVFELLIIGRLVCGINAGIGICVQPLYLGEIAPTALRGAMGMFTSIFITGGILTGQVIGLRQLLGGEEYWPILLSTTCIPAILQLAILPWFPESPRYLLIDKGDNERCKKALKQLHGVADCDGEWDDIEKEKNNLLGFEAMKPWDLFADRSVRWQLLSIILLGAAQQLNGINAIYFYADYVFKRSGIPSEKIPYVTVGTGACECLTALTCGMLIECLGRKILITGGYTLMSICCILFTLTLTFQDASPVVPYLSMACVFAFILSFGLGPGGVTNILTTELFTQNARPAAYMIAGSVNWLSFFFVGLVFPFMVIGLQQYCFMFFLVICFMVATYIFCVIPETKNKTFLEIQTEFKSSSNGKAVSVDGAGANLLSTSI